One window of the Triticum dicoccoides isolate Atlit2015 ecotype Zavitan chromosome 3B, WEW_v2.0, whole genome shotgun sequence genome contains the following:
- the LOC119279551 gene encoding NADH-ubiquinone oxidoreductase chain 1-like, protein MAFMQHQKGPDVVRSFGLLQPLADGLKLILKEHISPSSANFSLVRMAPVATFMLSLVAWAVVPFDYGMVLSDPNIGLLYLFAISSLGVYGIIIAGWSSKMGGGRSVAYDIWTNWSKMGLCRRC, encoded by the coding sequence ATGGCTTTTATGCAACATCAAAAGGGTCCTGATGTAGTGAGATCGTTCGGATTGTTACAACCTCTAGCAGATGGTTTGAAATTGATTCTAAAAGAACATATTTCACCAAGTAGTGCTAATTTTTCCCTTGTTAGAATGGCTCCAGTGGCTACATTTATGTTAAGTCTGGTCGCTTGGGCCGTTGTACCTTTTGATTATGGTATGGTATTGTCAGATCCGAACATAGGGCTACTTTATTTGTTTGCCATATCTTCGCTAGGTGTTTATGGAATAATTATAGCAGGTTGGTCTAGTAAGATGGGGGGCGGCCGTTCGGTCGCCTATGATATATGGACCAATTGGTCAAAAATGGGTTTGTGCCGCAGGTGTTGA